A window of the Maniola hyperantus chromosome 16, iAphHyp1.2, whole genome shotgun sequence genome harbors these coding sequences:
- the LOC117989505 gene encoding uncharacterized protein: MESEVQRTLARHQQEEDSWRRRCGCIRTSEKLKKVLECFPPPPPPTPEYPNGTNALAKTCISAFCTNVHPCTTLQLPSPNKVVQLLKEPPEETEPEKPMKKVGVRTWHVISELVQLIQISVTATALALYYLIYCYMQLVYYTLRSALYFHNADGAMKVTITVVTITSFVIAFNLFLKIEKLIGV, translated from the exons ATGGAGTCTGAGGTACAACGCACGCTGGCTCGTCACCAGCAGGAAGAAGACAGCTGGCGACGCCGCTGCGGATGTATTCGAACCAGCGAGAAACTGAAGAAGGTCCTCGAATGCTTCCCACCTCCACCACCCCCTACACCAGAATATCCCAATGGAACCAACgct CTTGCGAAAACTTGCATATCTGCCTTCTGCACAAATGTCCACCCTTGCACGACCCTTCAGCTTCCAAGCCCTAACAAAGTTGTGCAGCTTCTCAAAGAACCCCCGGAGGAGACTGAACCAGAGAAACCTATGAAAAAA GTGGGAGTTAGAACGTGGCACGTGATAAGCGAGCTGGTGCAGCTTATCCAAATCTCGGTGACGGCCACCGCGCTCGCGCTGTACTACCTCATCTATTGCTACATGCAGCTTGTGTACTACACCCTGCGGAGCGCATTGTACTTCCACAACGCAGATGG AGCCATGAAAGTTACCATCACCGTAGTAACAATAACATCGTTTGTGATTGCTTTCAACCTCTTCCTGAAAATTGAAAAGCTGATCGGAGTTTAG